From the Haladaptatus sp. DJG-WS-42 genome, the window CGCCCATGCGCGAATCGACCCGGGCAACTCGCCGTTGAACGCGCGTGGCGTGAGCCAGTCGGGACACTCGAAGGCAACGGTTTGCCCGAGTGCAGAGACACCGGCGTCGGTCCGACCGGAGCCGGCGTAGTACGGCGGCACGCGGGCGTCTTCGGGCATCGCACCGAGTTTTTTGAGATTTCTGAAGATGGTGTCTTCGACGGTCTGGCCGTGGGGCTGGCGCTGGAAGCCGCGGTACTGCTTCCCGTCGTAGGCGACCCGAAACGCACGCATGGCTCAGAGTTGCGAGAGGAGGACTAAAACGTGGTAGCTTTTGTCGGCTATTCGAAGTCAGCAACTCTCGGCTCGTCGTACGCCGCGGGGAAGTCTTTGACCGGAACCTGCACTTGGTCGCCGGATTCCATGTCCTTCAGCGTGACCTCGTCGTTTGCGAGGTCTTGCTCGCCGACGATGACGACGGTTTTTGCGTTGATGGAGTCGGCGTAACCCATCTGCGCGCCGAAGCTCCGACTCGACACGTCCGATTCCACGACGTGGCCCTGTTCGCGGAGTGCGCGGGCGATGCGCGCGGCCTCCTTGCGCGTGTCGCCGACTTTCAGGATGTAGTAGTCGGTCGAGAGTTCCTCGTCTGGCCAGACGCCCGCGCGCTGGAGCAGGAGTGAGAGCGTGGCGTCACCGACCGCAAACCCGACGGCGGGGGTTGGCTGGCCGCCGAAGCCCTCGATGAGGTCGTCGTAGCGCCCGCCGCCGAACACCGCGCGGCTGACTTCCCCCGTTGAGTCGAAGCACTCGAAGACGACACCCGTGTAGTAGTCGAGGCCGCGAGCGGTTTCGAGCGAGAGAGTGCAGTACTCGCGCGCGCCGAAGTCTTCTGCGGCGGCAAGGACGTTCTGGAGGTTGGTGACCGCCTTCTCGACGCGTTCGGTTCCGGCGAACTCGATGAGGTCGTCTAATTCGTCGGGGTCGCAGTCGAGCAGGTCGTCGAACTGCTCGGCTTGGTCGTACGTCAGGCCTGCGGCGACGAGCAAGTCCATGTACTCGGCGTGGCTGATTTTGTCGCTCTTGTCAACCGTGCGGATGGCTTCTTCAGTGTCTACGTCGGCGTCGAACGATGCTAAGAGGCCACCCAGAATGTCGCGGTGGGAAACCCGAAATTCGAAGTCGTCGTTTTCGAGGCCGAGATTCGTGAGCGCGTCGGCGGCAGTGGCGATAATCTCTGCGTCCGCTTCCGGTTCTGCGGAGCCGAAGATGTCGATGTTGGTCTGGTAGAACTCGCGGAAGCGACCCTGTTGAACCTGTTCGTAGCGCCAGAACGGCCGCGTCGAGAACCACTTGATGGGCTTCGACAGTTCTTGCTGTTTGGCGACGACCATCCGCGCGACGGTCGGCGTGAGTTCCGGGGTGAGCGCAATCTCGCGCCCGCCCTTGTCCTCGAAGCTGTACAGTTCCTCGACGATTTCCTCGCCGGATTTGTCCACGTACATCTGCGTGCGTTCGAGCGCTGGCGTCCCGATTTCACGGAAGCCGTAGCCTCTGGCCGTGTCTTCGAGCGTGTCGAAGGTGGCGCGGTAGGCCTGCATCTCGTCGGGGTAGAAATCCCGAAAGCCCTTGATGCGGTCGTACATGCCCGCCCGTTGGGGCAGGGGTCGCTTGAAGCCTTTTGTTCTAGCGCCGCGCGACCACACGCGTCTGGGTGTGGGCGGGGAACACCTGCGAGACGGTTTCATCGTCGTACAGGTCGGCCATCAGCGCGCGTAAATCAACCTCGTAGTCGCCTTTCGGGATCTCTTCGCTCGGCCCGCTCTCGATTTCGAGCGTTTGGGCGACCATCTTATCGACCGCATTCCGGCCGATGCCGGTGAGCGGGGCGAGGTAGTCGATGCCGTGGCGGTCTTCTAAGCTCTGGGCTTGCGCGCGCGAGACGCTCGGGACGCGGTCGTCCCGGCGCGTGCCGTCTGCGATGGCGTCGAACGCCATCGCGGCGACGGTCTCTAAGGTGTGGCGGTGGACTTGTTGGATGCCGTTTCGCGGAAACCCGTCTTCGACCATCTGTTCGACTGCGGTTTTTGCGATGTCCTGGTCGAGGATGACTTCCTCGAAGTCGTAGCCGAGGGCGGTGGCAGTCTTTCGGGCGTGTTTCCACGCGCCGGTCACTTCGAAGTGCGCGCTCACGAGCGTCACGTCGTAAAATTCGTCTAAAAGCAACGCGGTGAGCGAGGAGTCTTTCCCACCGCTGAACAGTAAGCCGACCTCCATCAGCGCCGACGGATGTTGAAACTCTTGTCGTCGGGTTTCAGTTCGCGCAGGAGGTTTTTCATCTGGTCTTCGTCGATGCGCCCGCCGAGTCGCCCGCTCTGGGCGAGGGCGAGAATTTGCTGTTCGACCTGGTCTGCAAAGTCCGGTTTCGACATGCGCACGGAGTTGAGCCGCTTGCGCGCGCCGTCGGTCAGGTACTGGCGAAGCAAGGCAGCTTTCTGGGCTTCTGCCTGCTGTTGTTGGGCCTGCTGTGCGGCCTCGTCGGCCCCGCCTTGGCCCTGTTGGTCTTGCAACTGCTGCATTTTCTTGCGTCGGAGCTCCTCGATATCGTCTTCGTTCGGTGCGCCACTCATAGCTGTCACTTATAGATTGGTCGTCAAAACAATTACGGAGCACTCAGAACGCAGAAGGCCTCAAGACCGCCGGCAGACGGGCTTAGGCGTAGCGTTCGAGGTCGGGACGGTCTAAGTCCGAAAGCACGTCGCCCGCGACGGAGTCGAGCAGACTGCGACCCTCTGCGGTCACGATGCGCCCGGCGCTGCCTTCGGTGCCGACGTAGCCCGCGTCCTCTAACTGCTGGAGGATGGTGCGGATGATTTTCTTGCTGCCCGAGCCCTTGTGGGCTGGAGCGACTTGGTAGCGGTTCGAGCCTTTCTTCGTCTTGCCGTAGGCCGTCGAGAGACGGTCAACGCCGACGGGACCGTCGGTGGCGACTTTACGGAGTAAGCTCGCGGCGCGAACCTGCCAGAAGTTGTCCTGTTCTGGCGGAAGTTCTCGGTCGGAGCCGGTCTTTGCGACAGCGGCCCACTCGGGCTCCTCGACTTCGTCTGCGAGACGTTCGGCGAGCGCCTCGATGAGCGCATCTGCCGGCACGTCATAGAGCGTTGGCATGGCTACGCCTTCCTTCGCACGAGGTTTAAATTCACTGTTTCACGTCCGGTTGGCGATGACTGCGGTTACCCCGCCGCCGAGCGCCGTTGGTAACCAGTAGGTGCCAAGCCGGTGGAGCACCACCGCCGCCCCCGCCGTCGCCGGGTCGATGCTCGTCACTGGGACGAGCAATCCCACCAAGACCGCCTCGACGCCGCCGAGGCCACCCGGCAGGGGCGTGATGCTCGCAACGCTCCCGAGGGGAATGACGAGCAACACCACCGGGAAGGGGACGGCGTGGCCAAGCGAGAATAGGGCAAACCAGAGTGAGGTCGAGAGCGCAACCCACCCGAGCGCCGAGAACCCAAGCGCGCGGGCGAGCGACCACCGACTCGACGCCACGCGCTCGATGGAACCAAAGAAGTTGTCGATACGCCGGATAACGCTTTCGCGCTCCGGCGGTTCGACGCGGGGGAGCACGCGCGCGATGACGCGCGCTGTTGGCGTGAGTGCATCTACAGTCCAGCCTTTGACCGTCTCACGATGGCGCCAGAGCAAGAATCCCGCCATCGGGACGGCCACCGCGAGGACGCCAACGGCCACGACGGCGATTTCGAGGCGGCCGCCAACGGTTGCCGTCGTCAGGAAATAGCCAACCGCGATGAGGCCAAGGCCAATCGAGGGGACGAAGTTGAGCGCGTCAACGCTGGCGATGGCGGCGAGACCAGTCTCGTACTTCGTTTTGGTCGTCCGCGAGATGAGGAGAGCGCTGAACGGTTCGCCACCCGCCTGCCCAAACGGCGTGATGTTGTTCGCGAAGATGGCTGCTGCGTAGAGCATGATGGCGCGAACCGCGCTCATCGGGCCGTTAAGGACGTTTACAACCGTCCAGAGCGCAAGTCCCCACGCGACAATCCAGACCGCCCCGGAGACGAGGACACCAAGAAAAATCATCGGGTTGGCCGTCGAGAGCGCAGCAACGATGGCGTCGATGCCGACGAGCCAGAACACCACGGCGAGAACGACGAGCGCGCTCAGAAATCCGAGGATAATGGTGCGAACGTCAGCGTCGAGGCCCATTTGGTCAGACGAACGAGTGTGGGGCGCTTCAACCCTCCGACTACGGGATTTCAGCCAAACCGGACGCATTTTTGTCTCGGCCATGAGATGCACCGGTATGGACGAGCGGGCCGCCCTCAAACGCATCGCAGCAACCCTGCCAGCCGCGGGTGACGACGCTGCCGTCGTGGACGGACAGGTCATCACTACCGACATGCTCCACGAGCGAACGGATTTTCCCGCGGGGACGACCCGCTACACCGCCGGGTGGCGCGCCGTCGGTGCATCGCTCTCTGACGTGGCTGGGATGGGTGCACGCGCGACGGTCGCGGTGTCTGCCTACGCCGCGCCGTCGTTCGACGAAGTGGAGTTAGAAGCTTATCTCGACGGCGCACGCGACGTGTGCGACGCCGTGGGCGCGGAATACGTCGGCGGCGACTTAGACACCCATTCTGAATTTACCGTGGCGACGACCGCGCTTGGCGAAACCGACACCCCGGTGCTCCGCTCAGGAGCGAAACCGGGAGACGTGGTTGCAGTGACTGGCGGCCTTGGCCGATCGGCGGCGGCGCTTCGGCTGTTCGAGCAGGGGGAACTCGACCGTGCGAACGACCTGTTTCAGTTCACGCCGCGCGTGGCCGCGGGCGTCGCACTCGCCCCGCACGCGAGCGCCATGATGGACATAAGCGACGGTGTCGCGCGCTCGCTCCACCAACTTGCAGAAGCCAGCGACTGTGGCTTTGCGGTTGAAGAAGCCGCGATTCCGGTTGTCGATGCGGTCGGAGAACTCGCAGCGGACGCGACCGACCGCCGCGAACTGAGCCTCTTTTTCGGTGAGGATTTCGAGTTGCTTGTGACGATTCCCGAGGCTGCGTGGGAGGGGGCCGTCTCAGCCTGTCCAGACCCACTCACGCGCATCGGTGCGGTCACTGACGGAGGAATTGAGATGGACGATAACTCACTGCCAGACCGTGGCTACACCCACGGCAATTAGCTGAGGAACTCGATTGGGACGGGGGTAAAACAGAGCAGCCCCAACACGAACGTCAACACACCAATAGCGATGCGTTTCGCGTCGAGCGGGTCGTCGTGGACGGGGTGGGCGGGGCCTGCGTACGCAATCCCCATCGAGAACAGCCCCCAGAAGAACCAGATGCCCGCGGCGTTCGAGGAGCTGTGGAAGTAGTAGAGGTACCCTGCAAGCCCGAACAGCACCGCGGGAACGAGCGCGGCGAGCGTCTCTTGGCGTTCACCAATCATCGAGCGGACGAGGTGGCCACCGTCTAGCTGCCCGACGGGGAGCAAATTGAGGAACGTGACGAAGAAGCCGACCCATCCGCCCATGACGACAGGGTTTACGGACATCGCGGGGTCTGCGTATTCGAGTGGTCTGCCAACCGCCGTCGCAATCAGTTCGAGGATGAGTGGGTTGTTGAAGCGAATCTGGACGGAGCCCGGGTCGCTCAGGACGTAGGCGGGTGCCGTGACCGGGTCCATGTACAGCCCGATAATCGTCACGACGACGGCGGCGACGAGCCCGGCAAGCGGGCCAGCAACGCCGATGTCGAACAGCGCCTTACGGTCTGGCATCCGCCCACGCATGCGGATGACCGCGCCCATCGTCCCGATGAGCGTCGGGAACGGGATGAAGTAGGGGAGGCTTGCGTCCACGCCATGATACCGGCTCATGGCGTAGTGGCCGAACTCGTGGACGCCGAGCACGCCGAGGATGGCGAGTGCAAACGGGAACGCCTGTACGATGTCGAGGGGGTTCTGCGTGATGTCGATGTAGTACCACGCCGTCCCGGCATAGAGCGTCGAAAGAATCGTGAGCAGCGCCATGAGGACGTTCGTCCACGGGAATCCCCGAGTCCCAGTCGTGTGTGGCTCTGCGACGAGGACGTGTTCGCCCGTCTGTTGGGTGAGCGTTACTTCGTAGCCGTTGTCTCTGAACAACGGCCAGATCTGTTGCTCAACTGAGTCTGCGGTGTCGAGTGGGACGCCGTAGTAGAAAAGGCGAGTGCCGTCGGTTCGCGTTTCATAGACATGAAACACGTTCGAAAACGCATCCACCGGAGGGCCATCAGCCGGTGGACTGGGGTTGTCCATTGGCACTCAGTAAGAGTGGAGCAGTGATAAATCCCGTGACGGGGACCACGGGAGGGTCTGGAACGACCTAGTGGTTTCCGTTGCGTGTGGTGGCACGCAGCGGGTGGTCACGGCAGTGGCACGCGGTGACCGAATTGGAACGTCAGCGTGTGGTGGCACGCGATGACTGTCTGGTTTTGAAGGTGCAGTTTTGACGCCTTACGCCGTGGTCTGTTGGACGCGCCAGGTGGTGGCGCTCGTGTACGACCACTTTTCGATGGTGAGATCAGTGGCGGAGTCACAGAGCTTGACCATCAGCGCGCCGATTTCTTTTGGCGAGAGGCCAACGTCGTCGGCGATGAACTTCCCTTTGAAGAAGAATTCGCCCTTCTCCATCGCACGTTGCTTCAGGTAGCTCTTGAGCCGGTCTTCTTTGCTGACAGTGGAGGGTTGCTCCGTTGTAGCGCTCATCTCTAACACCTCGAATCTCCCTTGCAACTTCCAGAGCATATAAGCGGCAGAACCTTAGGGTTGATTTGGGTCGTTTTAGCGAAATCGAGGGTGGCAGACAACCTTTTACGAAGCCGTTAAAACGCTTTTAATATTTTAAAACAGCAGGAGAATGCGTAACTCCCGGACAAGAACCTTTCACGAAATTCCGCAAAGTTCGCCCGTCAGACGCGGACATATCCGGCAACAATCCCCTCAAAATACGGCTTAGTCGGTTGCGCGCGCGCTGCTCACTGTCGTTCGTGGACCCAAAACTCCTCATCGACCGTCACTTCCTTTTTAAACAGCGGCACTTCGTCTTTGAGTCGGTTGATGCCGTCTTCGACCGTCTCGAACGCCTCCCCGCGGTGGGCGGCGAGCACGACGACGAACACGATGTCCTCGCCGTACTCGATGACGCCGGTTCGGTGATGCATCACGACGGAGAGGACGCCCTCGCGCGCTTCGAGTTCCCGCGAAATCGTGTCCATGCGCTCTTCTGCGACGCCTTCGTACTTCTCGAACTGAAGGTACTCGGTGGGTGCGTCGTCGTCAGATTCCTTCGCGCGGACGCGCCCGGTGAAGGTGGCAATCGCGCCCGACAGTTCTGCCTTTTCGGAGGCTTTGACCTGCGCGACCAGCGATTCGAGCGTCTCGTAGGGGTCGAGGTCTGCAACAGCGTCCACGATGGCGTCGAGGTTGGCGGATTCCACGTCCGCCACCCGATAGAGCACCTCACCCGCGTGGGACACGTCGCCGCAAACGACCTGTGGCAAACGAACACCGGTGTCACCGTGGACAATGGCGTAGTCGTGGGTTGCGGCGAGACGGTCTACGAGTTGGTCGAGCGAGTCGTCCCCCGCTCCCGTCCACCCCGCGTCTGCGTGGGTGTAAGTGGCTGTCACGCCGGTCGGTCGGTCGTCTACAGGAAGCGCATCGACGCGCGAAATCGTGGCCACGCGGGCGTCCGAACCGAGGCGGGCAGCCAGTTGCTCGGCCAGCGCCGCAGCGTCGTCGCCGCAGATTGAGAAGACGTACATATCCGCCGAAACGCACGCGAGTCGCTTGTACGCTTCGCCGTCCAGTTGGCAACTCTTAAGGCTAACTCTGGGCAACCACGAACAGATATGAAGGTCGTCGTTTCTATCGGTGGGAGTGTGCTCGCACCATCGCTTGGGTCAGAGCGAGTAAAGGCACACGCTACCGTCGTCGAATCGCTCGCATCGGAGGGTATAGACCTCGGCATCGTCGTCGGTGGCGGTGGCGTCGCAC encodes:
- a CDS encoding DNA-binding protein, which gives rise to MSGAPNEDDIEELRRKKMQQLQDQQGQGGADEAAQQAQQQQAEAQKAALLRQYLTDGARKRLNSVRMSKPDFADQVEQQILALAQSGRLGGRIDEDQMKNLLRELKPDDKSFNIRRR
- the thiL gene encoding thiamine-phosphate kinase, encoding MDERAALKRIAATLPAAGDDAAVVDGQVITTDMLHERTDFPAGTTRYTAGWRAVGASLSDVAGMGARATVAVSAYAAPSFDEVELEAYLDGARDVCDAVGAEYVGGDLDTHSEFTVATTALGETDTPVLRSGAKPGDVVAVTGGLGRSAAALRLFEQGELDRANDLFQFTPRVAAGVALAPHASAMMDISDGVARSLHQLAEASDCGFAVEEAAIPVVDAVGELAADATDRRELSLFFGEDFELLVTIPEAAWEGAVSACPDPLTRIGAVTDGGIEMDDNSLPDRGYTHGN
- a CDS encoding site-2 protease family protein, translating into MDNPSPPADGPPVDAFSNVFHVYETRTDGTRLFYYGVPLDTADSVEQQIWPLFRDNGYEVTLTQQTGEHVLVAEPHTTGTRGFPWTNVLMALLTILSTLYAGTAWYYIDITQNPLDIVQAFPFALAILGVLGVHEFGHYAMSRYHGVDASLPYFIPFPTLIGTMGAVIRMRGRMPDRKALFDIGVAGPLAGLVAAVVVTIIGLYMDPVTAPAYVLSDPGSVQIRFNNPLILELIATAVGRPLEYADPAMSVNPVVMGGWVGFFVTFLNLLPVGQLDGGHLVRSMIGERQETLAALVPAVLFGLAGYLYYFHSSSNAAGIWFFWGLFSMGIAYAGPAHPVHDDPLDAKRIAIGVLTFVLGLLCFTPVPIEFLS
- the hisS gene encoding histidine--tRNA ligase — its product is MYDRIKGFRDFYPDEMQAYRATFDTLEDTARGYGFREIGTPALERTQMYVDKSGEEIVEELYSFEDKGGREIALTPELTPTVARMVVAKQQELSKPIKWFSTRPFWRYEQVQQGRFREFYQTNIDIFGSAEPEADAEIIATAADALTNLGLENDDFEFRVSHRDILGGLLASFDADVDTEEAIRTVDKSDKISHAEYMDLLVAAGLTYDQAEQFDDLLDCDPDELDDLIEFAGTERVEKAVTNLQNVLAAAEDFGAREYCTLSLETARGLDYYTGVVFECFDSTGEVSRAVFGGGRYDDLIEGFGGQPTPAVGFAVGDATLSLLLQRAGVWPDEELSTDYYILKVGDTRKEAARIARALREQGHVVESDVSSRSFGAQMGYADSINAKTVVIVGEQDLANDEVTLKDMESGDQVQVPVKDFPAAYDEPRVADFE
- a CDS encoding asparagine synthase-related protein, translated to MEVGLLFSGGKDSSLTALLLDEFYDVTLVSAHFEVTGAWKHARKTATALGYDFEEVILDQDIAKTAVEQMVEDGFPRNGIQQVHRHTLETVAAMAFDAIADGTRRDDRVPSVSRAQAQSLEDRHGIDYLAPLTGIGRNAVDKMVAQTLEIESGPSEEIPKGDYEVDLRALMADLYDDETVSQVFPAHTQTRVVARR
- a CDS encoding molybdopterin synthase — translated: MYVFSICGDDAAALAEQLAARLGSDARVATISRVDALPVDDRPTGVTATYTHADAGWTGAGDDSLDQLVDRLAATHDYAIVHGDTGVRLPQVVCGDVSHAGEVLYRVADVESANLDAIVDAVADLDPYETLESLVAQVKASEKAELSGAIATFTGRVRAKESDDDAPTEYLQFEKYEGVAEERMDTISRELEAREGVLSVVMHHRTGVIEYGEDIVFVVVLAAHRGEAFETVEDGINRLKDEVPLFKKEVTVDEEFWVHERQ
- a CDS encoding lysylphosphatidylglycerol synthase transmembrane domain-containing protein, with product MGLDADVRTIILGFLSALVVLAVVFWLVGIDAIVAALSTANPMIFLGVLVSGAVWIVAWGLALWTVVNVLNGPMSAVRAIMLYAAAIFANNITPFGQAGGEPFSALLISRTTKTKYETGLAAIASVDALNFVPSIGLGLIAVGYFLTTATVGGRLEIAVVAVGVLAVAVPMAGFLLWRHRETVKGWTVDALTPTARVIARVLPRVEPPERESVIRRIDNFFGSIERVASSRWSLARALGFSALGWVALSTSLWFALFSLGHAVPFPVVLLVIPLGSVASITPLPGGLGGVEAVLVGLLVPVTSIDPATAGAAVVLHRLGTYWLPTALGGGVTAVIANRT
- a CDS encoding 30S ribosomal protein S19e, which produces MPTLYDVPADALIEALAERLADEVEEPEWAAVAKTGSDRELPPEQDNFWQVRAASLLRKVATDGPVGVDRLSTAYGKTKKGSNRYQVAPAHKGSGSKKIIRTILQQLEDAGYVGTEGSAGRIVTAEGRSLLDSVAGDVLSDLDRPDLERYA